A single window of Pseudomonas lijiangensis DNA harbors:
- the mtnP gene encoding S-methyl-5'-thioadenosine phosphorylase, with amino-acid sequence MNNSSTQQQVQRIGIIGGSGLQQLPGLKDIELVECETAFGKPSSAITLGTLNNVPVAFVQRHGVGHTIPPAFINVRANIAALRSVGCTQVLSVSAVGSLTHDAPPGSFVLIDQYIDRTIKRDKTFFGPGLVGHVPFGDPVCGRMRSVLATAAETADVQALNGGTYVVMEGPQFSTRAESHLYRQWGGTVIGMTAMPEAKLAREAELCYAMIAIPTDFDCWHESHEDVNATLVAQRMADTFTLTRRLVTEAVTRLGEHQGACSAGCDHALDTAVMTAPEHRDPEMVARLLTVAPNATHLGAKP; translated from the coding sequence GTGAATAACTCATCGACACAGCAGCAGGTTCAACGTATCGGCATCATTGGCGGCAGCGGTCTTCAACAACTGCCCGGCCTGAAGGATATCGAGTTGGTCGAATGCGAGACCGCGTTCGGCAAACCTTCGTCAGCCATCACCCTGGGTACGCTCAACAATGTGCCGGTGGCCTTCGTGCAGCGCCACGGCGTCGGGCACACCATCCCGCCAGCCTTCATCAATGTGCGGGCCAACATCGCCGCGCTGCGCAGTGTCGGCTGTACCCAGGTGTTATCGGTAAGTGCCGTGGGCAGCCTGACCCACGATGCGCCACCGGGCAGCTTCGTGCTGATCGATCAATACATCGATCGCACGATCAAGCGTGACAAGACGTTCTTCGGACCGGGTCTGGTCGGTCATGTGCCATTTGGCGACCCGGTGTGCGGACGCATGCGTTCGGTACTGGCAACCGCCGCAGAAACCGCTGACGTGCAAGCCCTCAATGGCGGCACTTACGTGGTCATGGAAGGACCGCAGTTTTCGACCCGCGCCGAATCCCACCTCTATCGCCAATGGGGCGGCACCGTGATCGGCATGACCGCCATGCCCGAAGCCAAGCTGGCCCGCGAAGCGGAGCTTTGCTACGCGATGATTGCCATCCCCACCGACTTCGATTGCTGGCACGAGTCCCACGAAGACGTGAACGCCACCCTGGTTGCCCAGCGCATGGCCGACACCTTTACCCTGACCCGCCGTCTGGTCACCGAAGCCGTCACCCGCCTGGGTGAACATCAGGGCGCTTGTTCAGCCGGGTGCGACCACGCGCTGGATACGGCCGTGATGACCGCACCGGAGCATCGCGACCCGGAAATGGTCGCACGCCTGCTGACCGTTGCGCCCAACGCCACCCACCTGGGAGCCAAGCCATGA
- a CDS encoding fatty acid desaturase family protein → MTTSHMVLIGLIATALALRALVAFYYRDHQRILRLLKLEPRIAGRKEHYYRPWDGWLAPLPFIWTWLDIVAAVLLASIYSTPLMWLVVVLWSGGRLRALQEFGHNAVHFALCPNHAWQWWLSNVFYQFPAFKRDMRSRHQTHTMEHHRNPNHPERDPNRARVQAGGYVAGISSSSFHALLLYPLTPGGAWVNLTTMARNSLLNHSRLTTVVRVLCLIAVAALLYWAGGWKGVLFGWLVPLMTSYPVFAWVSLLTEHRWFVEGTSRDRRDLEYLAGRPTDYFGISGWLIRVFIAPTSDAYHLAHSLYPGVRWNYLPAIDRHLKIHEPRYSNNASEGLLLKRGSAPTALSELYERLVTTGHPENTLNTRGSV, encoded by the coding sequence ATGACCACCTCGCACATGGTGCTGATCGGCCTGATCGCGACTGCATTGGCATTGCGCGCGCTGGTCGCCTTTTACTACCGCGACCATCAGCGCATTCTGCGGTTGCTGAAACTGGAGCCACGGATTGCTGGCCGCAAGGAACACTACTACCGGCCATGGGATGGATGGCTCGCACCGCTGCCCTTCATCTGGACCTGGCTGGATATCGTGGCCGCCGTGCTGCTGGCATCGATCTACTCGACGCCGCTGATGTGGCTGGTGGTGGTGCTCTGGAGCGGCGGACGCCTGCGCGCCCTGCAGGAGTTCGGACACAACGCCGTGCATTTCGCGTTGTGCCCCAACCATGCATGGCAGTGGTGGCTGAGTAACGTTTTCTATCAGTTTCCGGCGTTCAAGCGCGACATGCGCAGTCGCCATCAGACCCACACGATGGAACACCATCGCAACCCCAATCACCCCGAGCGTGATCCAAACCGGGCCAGGGTCCAGGCCGGTGGTTATGTGGCGGGGATTTCCTCCAGCAGTTTCCATGCGCTGCTGCTTTACCCGCTGACACCCGGTGGTGCCTGGGTCAACCTGACAACCATGGCACGCAACAGCCTGTTGAACCATTCGCGGCTGACGACGGTGGTCCGGGTGCTGTGTCTGATAGCCGTCGCCGCCCTGCTTTACTGGGCTGGAGGCTGGAAAGGCGTGCTGTTTGGCTGGCTGGTCCCGCTGATGACCTCATACCCGGTCTTTGCCTGGGTCTCGCTGCTCACCGAACACCGCTGGTTTGTCGAAGGAACCTCCCGAGACCGACGCGACCTCGAATACCTGGCAGGCCGCCCTACCGATTATTTCGGCATCAGCGGATGGCTGATCCGCGTGTTCATCGCACCGACGTCCGATGCCTACCATCTGGCCCACTCGCTGTACCCCGGCGTTCGCTGGAACTACCTGCCAGCCATCGACCGACACCTGAAGATTCATGAACCCCGCTACAGCAACAACGCCAGTGAAGGCCTGCTGCTCAAGCGCGGCAGCGCACCCACTGCGCTTTCCGAACTGTATGAACGTCTGGTGACCACCGGACACCCAGAAAACACCCTGAATACGAGAGGCAGCGTGTGA
- a CDS encoding HAD family hydrolase: MIDDPLHFSGIEHVVFDWNGTLIDDIDLAVFAVNRCGEHFDVPPITAERYRAQFDFPIAGFYAALGFDLDRVPFSTIVQRYLEHFDANVAHCPLHPGVIEFLDAAKRAGIGVSILSASHCDVLVQTLRAKGLYDYFEHVVGLSHNQATSKTAEAIVLQETLGTPASRTLFVGDTLHDFEVANAVGWSPVLVSTGHQNSERLRVSGAPLFSSLDELLQRFAPAQALCAETGEA, translated from the coding sequence ATGATCGACGACCCCCTGCATTTTTCCGGTATCGAACATGTGGTGTTCGACTGGAACGGTACCTTGATCGACGATATCGATCTTGCTGTCTTCGCCGTGAATCGCTGCGGCGAGCACTTCGATGTCCCGCCCATTACCGCTGAGCGGTATCGGGCTCAGTTCGACTTTCCCATTGCCGGTTTCTACGCGGCGCTCGGGTTCGATCTGGATCGCGTGCCCTTCTCCACCATCGTCCAGCGTTATCTGGAACACTTCGACGCAAATGTCGCCCACTGTCCGCTGCACCCGGGCGTGATCGAGTTTCTCGACGCTGCAAAACGAGCCGGTATCGGCGTCTCGATACTCTCGGCGTCGCATTGCGATGTGCTGGTGCAGACCCTTCGGGCCAAAGGCCTGTATGACTATTTCGAACATGTCGTGGGGCTGAGCCATAACCAGGCGACCAGCAAGACGGCCGAAGCCATTGTGCTGCAAGAAACGCTGGGGACACCCGCCTCACGCACCCTGTTCGTCGGCGACACACTGCACGATTTCGAGGTGGCGAATGCAGTGGGCTGGTCACCGGTACTGGTCTCGACAGGCCATCAGAACAGCGAACGACTGCGCGTCAGTGGTGCGCCGCTGTTCAGCAGCCTGGACGAACTGCTGCAACGTTTTGCACCTGCTCAGGCTCTCTGCGCCGAAACCGGGGAGGCCTGA
- a CDS encoding NAD(P)/FAD-dependent oxidoreductase — translation MTTLPTESGTRSGHAVVIGGSVTGCLTAAVLARRFERVTVIEKSDFYDETGPRQSLPQEHHVHLLLLRGKQIMEGIFPGLLSALEQDGAQVADLGHDVKWYQRGRWKNRYRSGIHAHYCSRRLIDNQLRRCLTTVPQVEILSGTRVTGIEFAGAEGQRHVKGVNIDNGSGAQHLPCDLLVDSSGRGTHMPSWLKEAGFGTVQNSVVKTELGYASRIYKRLPAFAEQWQVLLVLPTAPEQRSMGVISPIEGDRWMVTTGGWFGHFPGKDPDDFLQALANLPVPDIHEVIREAEPLSEVFTFKMPGSRRTHYDRLEHWPEGLLVVGDALSSMNPLYSQGMTIGALEADCIENHLHALLTPSLSCHQLQGLLCGVVDGAWNMATTEDFRFPETCGERTWRTRFDHWYGAGLGKLSANNRRALETQIGVTNLVMDPSRLYAPAIVSRIALNALFPRITRP, via the coding sequence ATGACTACTCTCCCAACTGAATCGGGCACACGCTCGGGCCATGCGGTGGTGATCGGCGGCAGCGTGACCGGCTGCCTGACCGCTGCCGTGCTGGCGCGGCGCTTCGAGCGTGTCACCGTGATCGAGAAAAGTGATTTCTACGACGAAACCGGTCCGCGCCAGAGCCTTCCACAGGAACACCACGTGCATCTTCTGCTGTTGCGCGGCAAGCAGATCATGGAAGGCATTTTCCCGGGCCTGCTGAGTGCGCTGGAACAGGACGGTGCCCAGGTAGCGGACCTGGGGCACGACGTGAAGTGGTATCAGCGCGGTCGCTGGAAAAACCGTTATCGCAGCGGCATCCATGCCCACTATTGCAGCCGCAGACTCATCGACAACCAGTTGCGCCGCTGCCTGACGACGGTGCCGCAGGTCGAGATTCTGTCCGGCACGCGAGTGACAGGGATCGAGTTTGCCGGTGCCGAAGGACAACGCCATGTCAAAGGCGTGAACATCGACAACGGCTCAGGTGCGCAACACCTGCCCTGCGACCTGCTGGTGGACTCCAGCGGCCGGGGCACGCACATGCCCTCCTGGCTGAAAGAGGCCGGCTTCGGCACGGTGCAGAACAGCGTGGTCAAGACCGAGCTGGGTTATGCATCGCGCATCTACAAGCGGCTCCCCGCTTTCGCCGAGCAATGGCAGGTGCTGCTGGTGTTGCCAACGGCTCCGGAACAACGCTCCATGGGGGTCATCAGCCCCATCGAGGGTGACCGCTGGATGGTGACCACCGGTGGCTGGTTCGGCCACTTTCCCGGCAAGGACCCGGACGACTTTCTGCAGGCTCTGGCCAACCTGCCGGTGCCTGATATCCACGAAGTCATCCGCGAGGCCGAGCCGCTGTCGGAGGTCTTCACGTTCAAGATGCCCGGCAGCCGCCGCACCCATTACGACCGCCTCGAACACTGGCCCGAAGGTTTGCTGGTCGTGGGGGATGCCCTGAGCAGCATGAACCCGCTGTACAGCCAGGGCATGACCATCGGCGCACTCGAAGCCGACTGCATCGAAAACCACCTGCACGCGCTGCTGACGCCCTCGCTCAGTTGTCATCAGTTGCAAGGCTTGTTGTGTGGCGTGGTCGACGGTGCCTGGAACATGGCCACGACCGAGGATTTCCGCTTCCCGGAAACCTGCGGTGAACGCACCTGGCGCACCCGCTTCGACCATTGGTACGGCGCCGGACTTGGCAAGCTCTCGGCAAACAATCGCCGGGCGCTGGAAACACAGATCGGTGTGACCAATCTGGTGATGGACCCCAGCCGGCTCTACGCGCCGGCGATTGTGTCGCGCATCGCACTCAATGCCCTATTTCCCAGGATCACCCGACCATGA